The following proteins are co-located in the Haloplanus sp. HW8-1 genome:
- a CDS encoding lysylphosphatidylglycerol synthase transmembrane domain-containing protein, producing MAGGRIRATVLGFVGALVVFAVLFSLVGVDDLLSTLSGADLRLVGLVFLVTLGWLAAWGLALRVVLDVLGVSLTVPEALFVFTGAMFSNNVTPFGQAGGEPITALLISRVADTEYETGLAAIASVDTLNFVPSITIALVGVGYFVTETAFGTNSRLELALVAVIGLAVGVPALVYLGWQRRYRLEARIVGVLTPAVRRVARHVPRVPVPTVGGIERRINGFFRAIERVAANPRGLAIALAFSSIGWFCQMLGLWLAFRAIGTPIPLSVALFVVPIGAIAGVTPLPGGAGGIESVLVVLLVAAPLPAVTEPVALAAVVVFRGMIYWTPTVLGGLVTGVVGLRSDPVP from the coding sequence ATGGCTGGCGGACGCATTCGGGCGACCGTCCTGGGTTTTGTCGGCGCGCTCGTCGTCTTCGCCGTCCTCTTTTCACTCGTCGGCGTCGACGACCTTCTCTCGACGCTCTCGGGTGCCGACCTCCGACTCGTCGGCCTCGTCTTCCTCGTGACGCTCGGGTGGCTGGCGGCCTGGGGCCTCGCCCTCCGGGTCGTCCTCGACGTGCTCGGGGTGTCGCTGACGGTGCCCGAAGCGCTGTTCGTGTTCACGGGAGCGATGTTCTCGAACAACGTCACCCCTTTCGGGCAGGCGGGCGGCGAGCCGATCACCGCCCTGCTCATCTCGCGGGTCGCCGACACCGAGTACGAGACGGGGTTGGCCGCCATCGCGAGCGTCGACACGCTCAATTTCGTCCCCTCCATCACCATCGCGCTCGTCGGGGTCGGCTACTTCGTCACCGAGACGGCGTTCGGCACGAACAGCCGACTCGAACTCGCCCTGGTGGCGGTGATCGGGCTTGCCGTCGGCGTGCCGGCGCTGGTCTATCTCGGCTGGCAGCGTCGCTATCGGCTGGAGGCCCGGATCGTAGGCGTCCTCACGCCGGCCGTTCGACGGGTGGCGCGTCACGTCCCTCGCGTTCCGGTTCCCACGGTCGGCGGCATCGAACGCCGGATCAACGGGTTCTTTCGCGCCATCGAGCGCGTGGCCGCGAATCCCCGGGGGCTCGCGATCGCACTCGCGTTCTCCTCGATCGGCTGGTTCTGCCAGATGCTCGGCCTGTGGCTCGCCTTCCGGGCCATCGGGACGCCCATCCCCCTGTCGGTCGCGCTCTTCGTCGTCCCAATCGGGGCCATCGCGGGCGTGACCCCCCTCCCCGGCGGCGCCGGCGGCATCGAGAGCGTGCTGGTCGTCCTCCTCGTGGCGGCGCCGCTCCCGGCGGTCACCGAGCCAGTCGCGCTCGCGGCCGTCGTCGTCTTCCGTGGGATGATCTACTGGACGCCGACGGTACTGGGCGGCCTCGTGACCGGTGTAGTCGGCCTCCGGTCGGATCCCGTCCCGTAG
- the pyrH gene encoding UMP kinase, protein MRVVISIGGSVLAPDLDADRIAGHASAVEALLDEDCEVGAVVGGGGVAREYIGTARYLGANEVQLDQFGIDVTRLNARLLIAALDGLSAPSPAHDYEEAGEALRRGDVPVMGGVMPGQTTDAVAAALAEYVDADLLVYATSVDGVFSADPASDPDAERYGRLTGAELVDLIAPMSRGAGASAPVDLLAAKLIERSKMRTIVLDGTDPDRIEAAILRGEHTGTDVVPEGCETDPDGWNR, encoded by the coding sequence ATGCGAGTCGTGATCTCCATCGGCGGGAGTGTCCTCGCCCCTGACCTCGACGCCGACCGCATCGCGGGCCACGCGTCGGCGGTCGAGGCGCTCCTCGACGAGGACTGCGAGGTCGGCGCGGTCGTCGGAGGTGGCGGCGTCGCCCGCGAGTACATCGGGACGGCGCGCTACCTCGGCGCCAACGAAGTACAGTTGGACCAGTTCGGCATCGACGTGACGCGGCTCAACGCCCGCCTGTTGATCGCGGCGCTGGACGGCCTCTCCGCGCCATCGCCGGCCCACGATTACGAGGAGGCCGGCGAGGCCCTGCGCCGTGGCGACGTCCCCGTGATGGGCGGGGTGATGCCCGGCCAGACCACCGACGCCGTGGCCGCGGCACTCGCGGAGTACGTCGACGCCGACCTGCTGGTCTACGCGACGAGCGTCGACGGCGTGTTCAGCGCCGATCCCGCGAGCGACCCCGACGCGGAGCGGTACGGCCGGCTCACGGGCGCGGAGCTCGTCGACCTGATCGCGCCCATGAGCCGCGGCGCTGGCGCCTCGGCCCCGGTGGACCTGCTTGCGGCGAAGCTCATCGAGCGGTCGAAGATGCGGACGATCGTCCTCGACGGGACCGATCCCGACCGGATCGAGGCGGCCATCCTCCGGGGCGAACACACCGGAACCGACGTGGTGCCCGAGGGCTGTGAGACGGATCCGGACGGCTGGAACCGATGA
- a CDS encoding DNA-binding protein, which produces MSGNPDDERLEELRQQKMQELKEQAQEGGAGGERAEAQQAAQEQAEAQKQALLKQHLTDGARQRLNAVQMSKPEVADKVEQQVVALAQSGRIQDRIDEDQMRKLLKELTPDKSFDIRRR; this is translated from the coding sequence ATGAGTGGAAACCCCGACGACGAACGACTCGAAGAGCTTCGCCAGCAGAAGATGCAGGAACTCAAAGAGCAGGCCCAAGAGGGCGGCGCCGGGGGCGAGCGAGCCGAGGCCCAGCAGGCCGCCCAGGAGCAGGCCGAAGCCCAGAAACAGGCGCTCCTGAAACAGCACCTCACAGACGGCGCGCGCCAGCGACTCAACGCCGTCCAGATGTCGAAACCCGAAGTCGCCGACAAGGTCGAACAGCAGGTCGTCGCCCTCGCCCAGAGCGGTCGCATCCAGGACCGCATCGACGAAGACCAGATGCGAAAACTGCTGAAGGAACTGACTCCGGACAAGAGCTTCGACATCCGCCGTCGATAG
- a CDS encoding site-2 protease family protein, translating into MDGVDGPPSDALEAVFYVRETDRDGDSVRYYGEPLVPKRSLVDELREPFRRAGYRLDLEAGREPWETVVVATPADGRIDGVPWTNVALFVATVLSTLVVGAVAWYYIPPSELAANPLLALRAWPFTAAVLGVLTTHELGHYLVGRYHGVDVSLPYLIPFIVPFGTLGAIIRMRGRMPDRKTLFDIGVAGPLAGLAATVVVTAVGLSLDPMTIPSRVVEAPGRIIIFNNPPLLDLIARALDRPTSYADPTKTVHPVIIGGWVGMFFTVLNLLPVGQLDGGHMVRAMLGRRQETLASLVPLGLFSLAAYLYYVRDLGVNESVGLWAVWGLFATVIAYNGPANPADETPIGWKRQLLGMVTFALGALCFLLVPIQLLG; encoded by the coding sequence ATGGACGGAGTCGACGGGCCACCGTCCGATGCCCTCGAAGCGGTGTTTTACGTCCGTGAAACCGACCGCGACGGCGACAGCGTTCGTTACTACGGCGAGCCACTGGTCCCGAAGCGATCGCTGGTCGACGAACTCCGGGAGCCGTTCCGCCGTGCGGGCTACCGATTGGATCTGGAGGCGGGCCGCGAACCGTGGGAGACGGTCGTCGTCGCCACCCCCGCCGACGGCCGTATCGACGGCGTCCCGTGGACGAACGTCGCCCTCTTCGTCGCGACGGTGCTCTCGACGCTCGTCGTCGGCGCCGTGGCGTGGTACTACATTCCCCCGTCCGAACTCGCAGCCAACCCGCTGCTCGCCCTGCGGGCGTGGCCCTTCACCGCCGCGGTCCTCGGGGTGTTGACGACCCACGAACTGGGACATTACCTCGTCGGTCGATATCACGGCGTCGACGTCTCCCTGCCGTATCTCATCCCCTTCATCGTCCCGTTCGGGACGCTCGGTGCCATCATCCGGATGCGCGGACGGATGCCCGACCGAAAGACGCTGTTCGATATCGGTGTCGCCGGCCCGCTCGCCGGCCTCGCTGCGACCGTCGTCGTGACCGCTGTCGGTCTCTCGCTCGACCCGATGACCATCCCGTCGCGGGTCGTCGAGGCGCCCGGGCGGATCATCATCTTCAACAATCCGCCGCTGCTCGATTTGATCGCTCGGGCGCTCGATCGGCCGACCAGCTACGCCGATCCGACCAAGACGGTCCACCCGGTCATCATCGGCGGCTGGGTGGGGATGTTCTTCACCGTCCTCAACCTACTCCCGGTCGGGCAACTGGACGGCGGACACATGGTCCGAGCGATGCTCGGCCGCCGCCAAGAGACGCTCGCCTCGCTCGTGCCTCTCGGTCTGTTCTCCCTGGCGGCCTACCTCTACTACGTCCGTGACCTCGGGGTCAACGAGTCCGTCGGTCTGTGGGCCGTCTGGGGCCTATTCGCGACCGTCATCGCGTACAACGGCCCCGCGAACCCCGCGGACGAGACGCCGATCGGCTGGAAGCGACAGCTCCTCGGAATGGTCACCTTCGCCCTCGGCGCGCTCTGCTTCCTGCTCGTCCCCATCCAGTTGCTCGGTTAG
- a CDS encoding molybdopterin synthase, whose translation MKTLNIVGPGAVDLADRLVPRLDGRVATVETLPETAARDTDAGAAYGLSADGSWIGAGDGETLDDLLDSLTPEYDHALTVGFDDAHLPTVAIDDAEPYGDPRLAVPDVEDADLDAIHDLVADLDPRVTLESLVERAKTSPLAERSGAIATFTGRVRVKDSEDDAPTTQLEFEKYEGVAADRMRTIRSELEARDGVFEVLMHHRTGVLEEGEDIVFVVVLAGHREEAFETVEDGINRLKDEVPIFKKESTVDEEFWIHEKA comes from the coding sequence ATGAAGACGCTCAATATCGTCGGCCCGGGAGCCGTCGATCTGGCCGACAGGCTCGTCCCCCGACTCGACGGCCGTGTCGCGACCGTGGAGACGCTCCCCGAGACCGCCGCCCGCGACACCGACGCCGGCGCGGCCTACGGCCTCTCCGCGGACGGGTCGTGGATCGGCGCCGGCGACGGCGAGACCCTCGACGACCTCCTCGACTCGTTGACCCCGGAGTACGATCACGCCCTCACCGTCGGCTTCGACGACGCGCACCTCCCGACGGTCGCCATCGACGACGCCGAGCCGTATGGGGATCCCCGTCTCGCGGTTCCGGACGTCGAGGACGCCGACCTCGATGCCATCCACGACCTCGTCGCCGACCTCGACCCGCGGGTGACGCTCGAATCCCTCGTGGAGCGAGCGAAGACCTCGCCGCTCGCGGAGCGGTCGGGTGCCATCGCCACGTTCACCGGCCGTGTCCGGGTGAAAGACTCCGAGGACGACGCGCCGACCACTCAACTGGAGTTCGAGAAGTACGAGGGCGTCGCCGCCGATCGTATGCGGACTATCCGATCGGAGCTCGAAGCGCGTGACGGCGTGTTCGAGGTGCTGATGCACCACCGCACCGGCGTCCTCGAGGAGGGCGAAGATATCGTGTTCGTCGTCGTGCTCGCGGGCCACCGCGAGGAAGCCTTCGAGACCGTCGAGGACGGCATCAACCGCCTCAAGGACGAAGTCCCCATCTTCAAGAAGGAATCCACGGTCGACGAGGAGTTCTGGATCCACGAGAAGGCCTGA
- a CDS encoding DUF7123 family protein — protein MSATADPSTDSDDSASKEERLKQYLLSKAQDGEHYFKSKFIADEVDLSPKEIGALMVKLSESASDLSVEKWSYTSATTWRIEAA, from the coding sequence ATGAGCGCAACCGCAGACCCCTCCACCGATTCCGACGATAGTGCGTCCAAAGAGGAGCGGCTCAAGCAGTACCTGCTCTCGAAGGCCCAGGACGGTGAACACTACTTCAAGAGCAAGTTCATCGCGGACGAGGTCGATCTCTCGCCCAAGGAGATCGGCGCCCTGATGGTCAAACTCAGCGAGTCGGCATCGGACCTCTCCGTCGAGAAGTGGTCGTACACGAGCGCGACCACGTGGCGGATCGAGGCCGCCTGA
- a CDS encoding DUF7411 family protein — protein sequence MDAALLFSGGKDSALAALWLDRFYEVRLVTGTFGIGSDWRHASRAAARLDLPFRTLDLDRAVAVEAVDRMVADGYPRHGIQSVHEHALERAAALDVTAVADGTRRDDRVPTVSRATAQSLEDRHDVDYLAPLAGLGRGAVDRLVDAHLDVVSGPSEAVPQADYEAELRTLLADREGDDAVDAVFPAHEQTVVRGRDGSP from the coding sequence GTGGACGCCGCCCTCCTGTTCAGCGGGGGGAAGGATTCGGCGCTCGCGGCGCTCTGGCTCGACCGGTTCTACGAGGTCCGGCTCGTCACCGGCACGTTCGGGATCGGCTCGGACTGGCGCCACGCCAGTCGGGCGGCCGCCCGACTCGACCTCCCCTTCCGGACCCTCGACCTGGATCGCGCCGTGGCCGTCGAGGCGGTCGACCGGATGGTCGCGGACGGCTATCCCCGCCACGGCATCCAGTCCGTCCACGAGCACGCGCTCGAACGCGCCGCTGCCCTCGACGTGACCGCGGTCGCCGACGGCACCCGCCGAGACGACCGGGTCCCGACGGTTTCGCGGGCGACGGCCCAGAGCCTCGAAGACCGCCACGACGTCGACTACCTCGCTCCGCTGGCCGGACTCGGGCGGGGTGCGGTCGACCGCCTCGTCGACGCACACCTCGACGTGGTCTCCGGGCCGAGCGAGGCGGTCCCCCAGGCCGACTACGAGGCCGAACTCCGGACGCTGCTCGCCGACCGCGAGGGCGACGACGCCGTCGACGCGGTGTTCCCCGCCCACGAGCAGACGGTGGTCCGTGGCCGCGACGGGTCGCCGTAG
- the thiL gene encoding thiamine-phosphate kinase: MDERSALAALARTVDGAGDDAAVIDGLVLTTDMLHERTDFPAGVSRYTAGWRAIGASLSDVAAMGGEATAAVAAYGAPAFDPDEIDAFVGGATDVCETVGARYVGGDLDDHDEFTVAGAVVGRVADPVYRHGATPGDGVYVTGTLGRTAAAIREFAAGNADRGNALFRFEPRVAAGRALVSVATAMMDSSDGLARSLHQLAAASDCGFDVSWDRLPVDESVDAVADTGTERRELATFFGEDFELVFTAPPAELEAVRDSVSVPVTRIGRVTTADVVADGEALPDRGYGH, encoded by the coding sequence ATGGACGAACGGAGCGCGCTGGCCGCCCTCGCCCGGACCGTCGACGGCGCGGGCGACGACGCGGCAGTGATCGACGGGCTGGTCTTGACGACGGACATGCTCCACGAACGGACCGACTTTCCGGCGGGAGTGAGCCGATACACGGCCGGCTGGCGGGCGATCGGGGCGTCGCTCTCCGACGTGGCGGCCATGGGTGGCGAGGCGACGGCGGCCGTCGCGGCCTACGGGGCCCCGGCGTTCGATCCCGACGAGATCGACGCGTTCGTCGGTGGCGCGACCGACGTCTGCGAGACGGTCGGCGCCCGGTACGTCGGCGGCGACCTCGACGATCACGACGAGTTCACCGTCGCGGGCGCGGTCGTGGGTCGCGTCGCGGATCCGGTCTACCGGCACGGGGCCACTCCCGGCGACGGCGTCTACGTGACCGGCACGCTCGGCCGGACGGCCGCCGCGATCCGCGAGTTCGCGGCCGGGAACGCGGACCGGGGGAACGCGCTCTTCCGGTTCGAACCGCGGGTGGCGGCCGGGCGGGCGCTGGTGTCCGTCGCCACGGCGATGATGGACTCCTCGGACGGACTGGCTCGCTCGCTTCACCAGCTCGCGGCGGCGAGCGACTGCGGGTTCGACGTCTCGTGGGACCGCCTGCCGGTCGACGAGAGCGTCGACGCCGTCGCGGACACCGGGACGGAACGCCGGGAGCTGGCGACCTTCTTCGGCGAGGACTTCGAACTCGTGTTCACCGCGCCGCCGGCAGAGTTGGAGGCGGTGCGAGACTCGGTGTCGGTCCCCGTCACCCGGATCGGCCGGGTGACGACGGCCGACGTCGTCGCCGACGGCGAGGCGCTGCCGGATCGCGGGTACGGCCACTAA
- the mobA gene encoding molybdenum cofactor guanylyltransferase — protein MPERTAVVLAGGRSTRFGDADKAVADLAGTPMIRRVVDRVAPAVDAVVINCRGAQVPAIREALAGVAVPVAFAEDDYPDEGPMAGMATGLRAVESEYAFVVACDMPFVEADFVAHLFERAAGHDAAVPRPEQWFETTHAVYRAPAMADACEAALSAGEERIVAPLFDLDFVVVDAAAVREHGHPRTFENCNTRADFVDAERRLEESSSD, from the coding sequence ATGCCAGAGCGCACAGCCGTCGTACTCGCTGGCGGCCGGTCGACGCGGTTCGGCGACGCCGACAAGGCCGTCGCCGACCTCGCGGGGACGCCCATGATTCGACGGGTGGTCGACCGGGTCGCCCCCGCCGTCGACGCCGTCGTGATCAACTGCCGGGGCGCCCAGGTGCCGGCGATCCGGGAGGCGCTCGCCGGCGTGGCCGTCCCCGTCGCGTTCGCGGAGGACGACTACCCCGACGAGGGGCCGATGGCGGGTATGGCGACGGGGCTCCGGGCCGTCGAGAGCGAGTACGCCTTCGTCGTCGCCTGCGACATGCCTTTCGTCGAGGCCGACTTCGTGGCGCACCTGTTCGAGCGCGCAGCGGGCCACGACGCCGCCGTTCCGCGGCCGGAGCAGTGGTTCGAGACCACGCACGCGGTCTACCGGGCGCCCGCGATGGCTGACGCCTGCGAGGCGGCCCTGTCGGCGGGCGAGGAGCGAATCGTCGCGCCACTGTTCGATCTGGACTTCGTCGTCGTCGACGCCGCGGCGGTACGGGAACACGGCCACCCCCGCACGTTCGAGAACTGCAACACGCGGGCGGACTTCGTCGACGCCGAGCGGCGGCTGGAGGAGTCTAGTAGCGATTGA
- the truA gene encoding tRNA pseudouridine(38-40) synthase TruA — protein MPTRAFRLAYDGRPYSGFQRQPDVPTVEDVLLAALRDRDVLDEGRDVPPGYAAAGRTDAGVSALAQTVAFEAPDWLSPAALNGALPATVRAWAHADVPDGFHATHDARRRTYRYHLYAPALDDGRARAALDRLSGEGDFHNLTTDDKGTARRLDATCDRDGDFLVLTLSAGGFARHMVRRIAALVRAVGAGESDLDRVDRVLGPDSLDGPAGVPTAPATPLVLADVTYPGVDFTVDPDAAESAREAFADRRVAALTAARVGGDLCDGIE, from the coding sequence ATGCCGACGCGCGCCTTCCGTCTCGCCTACGACGGCCGCCCCTACTCGGGCTTCCAGCGACAGCCCGACGTACCGACCGTCGAGGACGTCCTTCTGGCCGCCCTGCGTGATCGCGACGTACTCGACGAGGGGCGGGACGTCCCGCCGGGCTACGCGGCCGCCGGGCGGACCGACGCCGGCGTCTCGGCGCTCGCCCAGACCGTCGCCTTCGAGGCGCCCGACTGGCTCTCGCCCGCCGCGCTGAACGGTGCGCTCCCCGCGACGGTCCGGGCGTGGGCACACGCCGACGTGCCCGACGGCTTTCATGCCACCCACGACGCCCGCCGTCGGACCTACCGCTATCACCTGTACGCGCCAGCCCTCGACGACGGCCGGGCGCGGGCGGCGCTCGACCGACTGTCCGGCGAGGGCGACTTCCATAACCTCACGACAGACGACAAGGGGACGGCTCGGCGTCTCGACGCAACCTGCGACCGCGACGGCGACTTCCTCGTCCTCACGCTGTCGGCGGGCGGGTTCGCCCGGCATATGGTCCGCCGGATCGCCGCTCTCGTCCGGGCGGTCGGCGCCGGCGAGAGCGACCTCGACCGCGTGGACCGGGTCCTCGGCCCGGACTCCCTCGACGGGCCGGCCGGGGTGCCCACCGCGCCGGCGACGCCGCTCGTCCTCGCGGACGTCACGTATCCGGGTGTCGATTTCACGGTCGATCCGGACGCCGCCGAGAGCGCCCGCGAGGCCTTCGCGGACCGGCGGGTGGCGGCGCTGACCGCCGCGCGGGTCGGCGGCGACCTGTGTGACGGGATCGAGTGA
- the hisS gene encoding histidine--tRNA ligase translates to MYDRLKGFRDFYPEEMAARRAVADVLEGTARRYGFREIGTPALEAVDLYTDKSGEEIVEELYAFEDRGGRHVAMTPELTPTVARMVVAKGQELQKPIKWMSTRPFWRYEQVQQGRFREFYQTNVDVFGSADPTADAEIISYAADALTTLGLTAGEFEFRVSHRDILGGLLRAFDADVDVREAIRAVDKSEKIEAAQYYDLLHDAGLSYGQAEQFDELLSSEDLDELVDFAGTDDVAAAVGNLQAVLDAAADFGVREHCSVSLETARGLDYYTGTVFECFDTQGEVSRAVFGGGRYDDLIESYGGQPTPAVGVALGHATLSLLLERAGVWPEEALTTDYYVLSVGDTRGTAARVARDLRDRGHVVETDLADRSFGAQMSYADGVNAETVVIVGERDLENGEVTIKAMESGDQTTAPVDDFPGERDRPTYDDFV, encoded by the coding sequence ATGTACGACCGACTGAAGGGGTTCCGCGACTTCTACCCCGAGGAGATGGCCGCCCGGCGGGCGGTCGCCGACGTCTTGGAGGGGACGGCCCGCCGGTACGGGTTCCGGGAGATCGGCACCCCGGCGCTGGAGGCCGTCGATCTCTACACGGACAAGAGCGGCGAGGAGATCGTCGAGGAACTGTACGCCTTCGAGGACAGAGGGGGCCGCCACGTCGCCATGACGCCGGAGTTGACGCCGACGGTGGCGCGGATGGTCGTCGCGAAGGGCCAGGAACTCCAGAAGCCGATCAAGTGGATGTCGACCCGGCCGTTCTGGCGGTACGAGCAGGTCCAGCAGGGACGCTTCCGCGAGTTCTACCAGACCAACGTCGACGTCTTCGGGTCGGCCGACCCGACCGCCGACGCGGAGATCATCTCGTATGCGGCCGACGCGTTGACGACGCTCGGACTGACGGCGGGGGAGTTCGAGTTCCGCGTCTCCCACCGCGACATCCTCGGCGGCCTCCTCCGGGCGTTCGACGCCGACGTTGACGTCCGCGAAGCGATCCGCGCGGTCGACAAATCCGAGAAGATCGAGGCCGCGCAGTATTACGACCTGCTCCACGACGCCGGCCTCTCCTACGGCCAGGCCGAGCAGTTCGACGAGTTGCTGTCGAGCGAGGACCTCGACGAACTCGTCGACTTCGCCGGCACCGACGACGTGGCGGCGGCCGTGGGGAACCTGCAGGCCGTCCTCGACGCCGCCGCCGACTTCGGCGTCCGCGAGCACTGTTCGGTCTCGCTGGAGACGGCCCGTGGCCTCGATTACTACACCGGCACCGTCTTCGAGTGTTTCGACACGCAGGGCGAGGTGTCCAGGGCCGTCTTCGGCGGCGGCCGGTACGACGACCTGATCGAGAGCTACGGCGGCCAGCCCACCCCGGCGGTGGGCGTCGCCCTCGGCCACGCCACGCTCTCCTTGCTCCTCGAACGGGCGGGCGTCTGGCCCGAGGAGGCGCTCACGACGGACTACTACGTCCTCTCGGTGGGCGACACCCGGGGGACGGCCGCGCGGGTGGCCCGCGACCTCAGGGATCGAGGCCACGTCGTCGAGACCGACCTCGCCGATCGGAGTTTCGGCGCGCAGATGTCCTACGCCGACGGCGTCAACGCCGAGACGGTCGTCATCGTCGGCGAACGGGACCTGGAGAACGGCGAGGTGACGATCAAGGCGATGGAAAGCGGCGACCAGACGACCGCACCCGTCGACGACTTCCCGGGCGAGCGCGACCGACCCACGTACGACGACTTCGTCTGA
- the yqeC gene encoding selenium cofactor biosynthesis protein YqeC, which translates to MDLIEALSADAKLVCVVGAGGKKTTLYALADRLERAVVTATVRIPIFDDHVADVRVTRDPVGTLRDATEWPLGLVPERERSDRYLGYDRETVTAIRATPGHGTVLAKADGARTRLLKAPNEREPQIPATADTVIPVASARVVGAPLADDNVHRPERVADLTGRSLGEPITPEDVGTVLAHRLGGHKRVPPTATVVPLINMVDDDDLAATGREIAAAVHARADVPRVVLARMADPSVVDVVDRRSD; encoded by the coding sequence ATGGATCTCATCGAGGCGCTGTCGGCGGACGCGAAACTCGTCTGCGTCGTCGGCGCCGGCGGCAAGAAGACGACGCTGTACGCCCTCGCGGACCGGCTGGAGCGGGCCGTCGTGACCGCGACGGTTCGCATCCCCATCTTCGACGACCACGTCGCCGACGTGCGCGTCACGCGCGACCCCGTGGGCACACTCCGCGACGCGACCGAGTGGCCGCTCGGACTCGTCCCCGAACGGGAACGGTCGGATCGCTACCTCGGCTACGACCGCGAGACCGTCACCGCCATCCGGGCCACGCCCGGCCACGGAACGGTGCTGGCGAAAGCCGATGGGGCACGAACTCGGCTCCTGAAGGCACCGAACGAGCGCGAGCCACAGATTCCCGCGACCGCCGACACCGTGATCCCCGTCGCGAGCGCCCGGGTCGTCGGCGCCCCCCTCGCCGACGACAACGTCCATCGACCGGAGCGGGTGGCCGACCTCACCGGTCGTTCGCTCGGCGAGCCGATCACCCCCGAGGACGTCGGGACCGTCCTCGCCCACCGACTGGGCGGGCACAAGCGCGTGCCGCCGACGGCGACGGTCGTTCCGCTGATCAACATGGTCGACGACGACGACCTAGCGGCGACGGGCCGCGAGATCGCGGCGGCCGTCCACGCGCGTGCCGACGTGCCGCGGGTCGTCCTCGCGCGGATGGCCGACCCGTCGGTCGTCGACGTGGTCGACCGTCGTAGCGATTGA
- a CDS encoding 30S ribosomal protein S19e yields MVTLYDVPADALIDELADRLADRTEEPDWVNYAKTGSSKELPPQQDDFWDVRAASLLRKVAVDGPVGVDRLSTAYGDRKQGSTRYRVAAKHTEPGSKNIIRTILQQLEEEDLIATAQGEGRVVTPEGQSFLDEVAADVLDDLDRPELEKYA; encoded by the coding sequence ATGGTAACTCTCTACGACGTGCCGGCGGACGCGCTCATCGACGAGCTCGCCGACCGGCTCGCCGACCGCACCGAGGAGCCCGACTGGGTGAACTACGCCAAGACGGGGTCGAGCAAGGAACTCCCCCCCCAACAGGACGACTTCTGGGACGTCCGCGCCGCGAGTCTCCTCCGAAAGGTCGCCGTCGACGGCCCCGTCGGCGTCGACCGTCTCTCGACTGCCTACGGCGACCGCAAGCAGGGGTCGACCCGCTACCGTGTCGCCGCCAAACACACCGAGCCCGGGAGCAAGAACATCATCCGGACGATCCTCCAGCAGCTCGAAGAGGAGGACCTGATCGCGACCGCACAGGGTGAGGGTCGCGTCGTCACGCCCGAGGGACAGAGCTTCCTCGACGAGGTCGCCGCGGACGTGCTCGACGACCTCGACCGCCCCGAACTCGAGAAGTACGCCTGA